From a region of the Micromonospora tarapacensis genome:
- a CDS encoding DUF5319 domain-containing protein yields the protein MHDEPIDPFTGDPTDPAADLDDSGDDDAPLDPLTDVERQDVLEDLADLEIYQALLAPIGVRGLVIDCEDCREPHYFDWDLLRGNLRHLLNSGRPRVHEPAYDPDPDHYVTWDYARGYADGVHDTLSEGTEDEPGAGN from the coding sequence GTGCACGACGAGCCCATCGACCCGTTCACCGGCGACCCGACCGATCCGGCGGCCGACCTGGACGACTCCGGCGACGACGACGCCCCGCTCGACCCGCTGACCGACGTCGAGCGCCAGGACGTCCTGGAGGACCTCGCCGACCTGGAGATCTACCAGGCACTGCTCGCGCCGATCGGGGTCCGCGGGCTCGTCATCGACTGCGAGGACTGCCGGGAGCCGCACTACTTCGACTGGGATCTGCTCCGGGGCAACCTGCGTCACCTGCTCAACTCCGGGCGCCCCCGGGTGCACGAGCCGGCCTACGACCCCGATCCCGACCACTACGTCACCTGGGACTACGCCCGCGGCTACGCCGACGGCGTGCACGACACCCTCAGCGAGGGCACCGAGGACGAGCCCGGCGCCGGCAACTGA
- the guaB gene encoding IMP dehydrogenase: protein MENSPRTDLSAGSAAGELGGHLPELPAGSARVVPLGLTFDDVLLQPGESDVVPSRVNTVTQLTRNVSLSIPLLSSAMDTVTEARMAIAMARQGGIGVLHRNLSVEDQALQVDLVKRSESGMITNPVTASPDDTLREVDQLCGRYRISGVPVVDGQGQLVGIVTNRDMRFVSDPATPVHEIMTRAPLVTASVGVSKDEALGLLRQHKVEKLPIVDGSGKLRGLITVKDFTKSEQYPGATKDDAGRLRVAAAIGVGEDSYKRARVLVDAGVDVIVVDTAHGHQRAVLEMVGRLKKDVGIDIVGGNVATFAGTKALVDAGVDGVKVGVGPGAICTTRIVAGVGVPQITAIMEATRAAHPAGVPVIGDGGIQYSGDIAKALVAGADTVMLGSLLAGCEESPGELIFVNGKQFKAYRGMGSLGAMQSRGQARSYSKDRYFQQDVTSDEKLVPEGVEGQVPYRGPLSRVAHQLVGGLRLAMGYAGAENIPELHQRGQLIRITAAGLKESHPHDIQMTVEAPNYHTR, encoded by the coding sequence GTGGAGAATTCGCCCCGCACCGACCTTTCCGCCGGCTCCGCGGCCGGCGAGCTGGGAGGCCACCTGCCCGAGCTGCCCGCCGGCTCGGCCCGGGTGGTGCCGCTGGGGTTGACCTTCGACGACGTGCTGCTCCAGCCGGGTGAGTCGGACGTGGTCCCCAGCCGGGTGAACACCGTCACCCAGCTCACCCGCAACGTCTCGCTCTCCATCCCGCTGCTGTCCAGCGCGATGGACACGGTCACCGAGGCGCGGATGGCGATCGCGATGGCCCGTCAGGGCGGCATCGGCGTCCTGCACCGCAACCTCTCCGTGGAGGACCAGGCGCTCCAGGTCGACCTGGTCAAGCGCTCCGAGTCCGGCATGATCACCAACCCGGTGACCGCCAGCCCGGACGACACGCTGCGCGAGGTCGACCAGCTCTGCGGGCGCTACCGCATCTCCGGCGTGCCGGTGGTCGACGGGCAGGGGCAGCTCGTGGGCATCGTCACCAACCGGGACATGCGCTTCGTCTCCGATCCGGCGACGCCGGTCCACGAGATCATGACCAGGGCACCGCTGGTCACCGCGTCGGTGGGGGTGAGCAAGGACGAGGCGCTCGGCCTGCTGCGCCAGCACAAGGTCGAGAAGCTGCCCATCGTCGACGGCTCCGGCAAGCTGCGCGGGCTGATCACCGTCAAGGACTTCACCAAGAGCGAGCAGTACCCGGGCGCCACCAAGGACGACGCGGGCCGGCTGCGGGTGGCGGCGGCCATCGGTGTCGGTGAGGACTCCTACAAGCGGGCCCGGGTACTGGTCGACGCCGGTGTCGACGTGATCGTCGTGGACACCGCCCACGGTCATCAGCGGGCGGTGCTGGAGATGGTCGGCCGGCTCAAGAAGGACGTCGGCATCGACATCGTCGGCGGAAACGTGGCGACCTTCGCGGGCACGAAGGCGTTGGTCGACGCCGGCGTCGACGGGGTGAAGGTCGGTGTGGGCCCGGGCGCCATCTGCACCACCCGGATCGTGGCCGGCGTCGGCGTGCCGCAGATCACCGCGATCATGGAGGCCACCCGGGCGGCCCACCCGGCCGGCGTGCCGGTGATCGGTGACGGCGGCATCCAGTATTCGGGTGACATCGCCAAGGCCCTGGTCGCGGGCGCCGACACGGTGATGCTCGGCAGCCTGCTGGCGGGCTGCGAGGAGAGCCCCGGCGAGTTGATTTTCGTCAACGGCAAGCAGTTCAAGGCGTACCGCGGCATGGGTTCGCTCGGCGCCATGCAGTCCCGCGGGCAGGCCAGGTCGTACTCGAAGGACCGCTACTTCCAGCAGGACGTGACCAGCGACGAGAAGCTGGTCCCGGAGGGCGTCGAGGGGCAGGTCCCGTACCGCGGGCCGTTGTCCCGGGTGGCCCACCAGCTGGTCGGCGGCCTCCGGCTGGCGATGGGGTACGCGGGCGCGGAGAACATCCCCGAGCTGCACCAGCGTGGTCAGCTCATCCGGATCACCGCGGCCGGGCTCAAGGAGAGCCACCCGCACGACATCCAGATGACCGTCGAAGCGCCCAACTACCACACCCGCTGA
- a CDS encoding GuaB3 family IMP dehydrogenase-related protein, which produces MRDVVEIGLGKTAHRGYHLDDIAIVPSRRTRDVDDVSTGWQLDAYQFGIPCVGHPSDATMSPASAVRLGQLGGLGVLNVEGLWTRYENPTKVLEELAGLDEEARATKRLQEVYAEPIRPDLITERVRELRDGGGTVAVRVSPQHTLALAPVILDAGVDILVIQGTIVSAEHVSTTDEPLNLKEFIADLDLPVIVGGCTDYKTALHLMRTGAAGVIVGIGGDEWSTTESVLGIRVPMATAIADAAAARRDYLDETGGRHVHLIADGDIRTSGDIAKALGCGADAVMLGEPLSLCEEAPAGGAWWHSAASHPSLPRGAFEAAGEPLGSMERLLFGPADAPDGQLNLFGGLRRAMAKCGYRDLKEFQKVGLILDR; this is translated from the coding sequence ATGCGTGACGTGGTCGAGATCGGGCTGGGCAAGACCGCGCATCGCGGTTACCACCTGGACGACATCGCGATCGTGCCCTCTCGCCGCACCCGGGACGTCGACGACGTCTCCACCGGATGGCAACTCGACGCTTACCAGTTCGGCATCCCGTGCGTCGGGCACCCCTCCGACGCGACGATGAGCCCGGCCTCGGCCGTCCGGCTCGGCCAACTCGGCGGTCTCGGCGTGCTCAACGTGGAGGGTCTGTGGACCCGCTACGAGAACCCGACAAAGGTGCTGGAGGAGCTTGCCGGCCTGGACGAGGAGGCGCGCGCCACCAAGCGGCTCCAGGAGGTGTACGCCGAGCCGATCCGGCCGGATCTGATCACCGAGCGGGTCCGCGAGTTGCGGGACGGGGGCGGCACCGTCGCGGTGCGGGTCTCCCCGCAGCACACCCTGGCGCTGGCCCCGGTGATCCTCGACGCGGGCGTCGACATCCTGGTCATCCAGGGCACCATCGTCTCCGCCGAGCACGTCTCGACCACCGACGAGCCGTTGAATCTCAAGGAGTTCATCGCCGATCTCGACCTGCCGGTCATCGTCGGTGGCTGCACCGACTACAAGACGGCGCTGCACCTGATGCGCACCGGAGCGGCCGGCGTGATCGTCGGCATCGGCGGCGACGAGTGGTCCACCACCGAGTCGGTGCTCGGCATCCGGGTGCCGATGGCCACCGCGATCGCCGACGCCGCCGCGGCCCGGCGGGACTACCTCGACGAGACCGGTGGGCGGCACGTGCACCTGATCGCCGACGGCGACATCCGGACCTCCGGCGACATCGCCAAGGCACTCGGTTGCGGTGCGGACGCGGTGATGCTCGGCGAGCCGCTCTCGTTGTGCGAGGAGGCGCCGGCCGGCGGGGCCTGGTGGCACTCGGCGGCCAGCCACCCGTCGCTGCCCCGGGGCGCGTTCGAGGCCGCCGGTGAGCCGCTGGGCTCGATGGAGCGCCTCCTCTTCGGCCCGGCCGACGCCCCCGACGGCCAGCTCAACCTCTTCGGCGGCCTGCGCCGCGCCATGGCCAAGTGCGGCTACCGCGACCTCAAGGAGTTCCAAAAGGTCGGCCTGATCCTGGACCGCTAA
- a CDS encoding M1 family metallopeptidase yields MSRRLGGRWVAGVAAVAAAVVVLVSCTGGRQAEPGFRAGSVDLADPYVPGSGNGGYDVAHYDLGVRYDPAHDRLTGRAEITATATQRLSRFNLDLSGLDVSSVTVDGAPAEHRRDDGELVVTPRDGLGSGSRFTVEVAYAGVPEPIADGVLGSGGFQHTDDGAIALGQPHSAATWFPVNDHPSDKATYDIEVTVPDGLAALSNGVPGERSSAAGWTTWRWAEGSPMASYLTTLVIGDYRVTTGEHGGKPLVTAVPTGLPATGPEAASMARTGEIADFLATRFGPYPFESYGGVVVADARIGYALETQSRPVYGPGFFRAGEPNYAVVTHELAHQWFGNSVALARWGDIWLNEGFASYAEWLWEEHDGGRSAQRNFELQYAATDWSRRTLDPGPGQMFSTAVYKRGALTVHALRRTVGDDAFFEILRAWTTERRDGTATTADLVALAERVSGRSLGTFFDTWLTGAAPPALP; encoded by the coding sequence GTGAGCAGGAGGCTTGGCGGGCGGTGGGTAGCCGGTGTAGCTGCGGTGGCGGCGGCGGTGGTGGTGCTGGTCAGTTGTACCGGTGGGCGGCAGGCCGAGCCGGGCTTCCGGGCCGGCAGCGTGGACCTCGCCGACCCGTACGTGCCGGGTAGCGGCAACGGTGGGTACGACGTCGCGCACTACGACCTCGGCGTGCGCTACGACCCGGCGCACGACCGGCTCACCGGCCGTGCCGAGATCACCGCGACCGCCACCCAGCGCCTGTCCCGGTTCAACCTGGACCTGTCCGGACTGGACGTCAGCTCGGTCACCGTGGACGGTGCCCCGGCCGAGCACCGTCGCGACGACGGTGAACTGGTGGTCACCCCGCGCGACGGGCTCGGCTCGGGCAGCCGGTTCACCGTCGAGGTGGCCTACGCCGGCGTGCCCGAGCCGATCGCCGACGGTGTGCTGGGCAGCGGCGGATTCCAGCACACCGACGACGGGGCGATCGCCCTCGGCCAGCCCCACTCGGCGGCGACCTGGTTCCCGGTCAACGACCACCCCTCGGACAAGGCCACCTACGACATCGAGGTGACCGTGCCGGACGGGCTCGCCGCGCTGAGCAACGGGGTGCCGGGGGAGCGGAGCAGCGCCGCTGGCTGGACCACGTGGCGCTGGGCCGAGGGCTCGCCGATGGCGAGTTACCTGACCACATTGGTGATCGGCGACTACCGGGTGACCACCGGCGAGCACGGCGGCAAGCCGCTGGTCACCGCCGTACCGACCGGGTTGCCCGCCACCGGTCCCGAGGCCGCCTCCATGGCGCGGACCGGCGAGATCGCCGACTTCCTGGCCACCCGCTTCGGCCCGTACCCGTTCGAGTCCTACGGCGGCGTGGTGGTCGCCGACGCCCGCATCGGCTACGCGCTGGAGACCCAGTCGCGGCCGGTCTACGGGCCGGGCTTCTTCCGTGCCGGTGAGCCGAACTATGCCGTGGTCACCCACGAGCTGGCCCACCAGTGGTTCGGCAACAGCGTGGCGCTGGCCCGCTGGGGCGACATCTGGCTCAACGAGGGTTTCGCCAGCTACGCCGAGTGGTTGTGGGAGGAGCACGACGGCGGACGCAGCGCCCAACGCAACTTCGAACTCCAGTACGCGGCGACGGACTGGTCCCGCCGCACCCTCGATCCGGGCCCGGGGCAGATGTTCAGCACCGCCGTCTACAAGCGCGGGGCGCTGACCGTGCACGCGTTGCGGCGTACCGTCGGCGACGACGCGTTCTTCGAGATCCTGCGGGCGTGGACCACCGAGCGGCGGGACGGCACGGCGACCACCGCCGATCTCGTCGCCCTGGCCGAACGGGTGTCGGGGCGTTCGCTGGGCACATTCTTCGATACCTGGCTCACCGGCGCCGCCCCGCCGGCCCTGCCCTGA
- a CDS encoding LCP family protein: MMLGGNRRRLALAGLVTLAVVAVIGVVVARTVSDDRRTSTAATGGPSLSPSPSASPSPPPGADITGPLNLLLVGVDTRVSMPGWEPHADAVLVLHVPAGLSRAYLFSLPRDLVVDIPSYKPAGYPGGRTKLTHAMSYGSRIPDRPKRPDPAQGYELLRRTVSDYTGLRIDAGAVLTFGGFDELVDSLGGVDIDIDQRVVSRHRQPDGKHREPGPGVGGYVGPQMVYEPGEAHLNGWQALDYARQRYLPGGDYSRQRHHQQLIRALVGKILDEDLARQPERVEQVVAALGDALLYVGGRRIVDFAYALGTLSPQALTLVGLPGASVGRGSAYRGEELTKVGRRFLTELRAGRVDAFLAEHPDLKVPA, encoded by the coding sequence ATGATGCTCGGAGGAAACCGGAGACGGTTGGCGCTGGCCGGTCTGGTCACGCTGGCGGTGGTCGCGGTGATCGGCGTGGTGGTGGCCCGTACGGTCAGCGACGACCGCCGGACATCGACCGCCGCCACCGGCGGCCCGAGCCTGTCGCCCAGCCCCAGCGCCAGCCCGAGCCCGCCGCCGGGGGCCGACATCACCGGCCCGCTCAACCTGCTGCTGGTCGGGGTCGACACCCGGGTGAGTATGCCCGGCTGGGAGCCGCACGCGGACGCCGTACTCGTGCTGCACGTGCCGGCGGGGCTGTCCCGGGCGTACCTGTTCTCCCTCCCCCGCGATCTGGTGGTGGACATCCCTTCCTACAAACCGGCCGGCTACCCGGGCGGACGGACCAAGCTCACCCACGCGATGAGCTACGGCAGCCGGATACCGGACCGCCCCAAGCGACCGGACCCGGCCCAGGGGTACGAGTTGCTGCGCCGGACGGTCAGCGACTACACCGGCCTGCGCATCGACGCCGGCGCGGTGCTCACCTTCGGCGGCTTCGACGAACTGGTCGACAGCCTGGGCGGTGTCGACATCGACATCGATCAGCGGGTGGTGTCACGGCACCGCCAGCCGGACGGGAAGCACCGGGAGCCGGGCCCCGGGGTGGGCGGCTACGTCGGGCCGCAGATGGTCTACGAGCCCGGCGAGGCGCACCTCAACGGCTGGCAGGCCCTCGACTACGCCCGCCAGCGCTACCTGCCGGGCGGTGACTACTCCCGCCAGCGCCACCACCAGCAGCTGATCCGGGCACTGGTCGGAAAGATCCTCGACGAGGACCTGGCCCGGCAGCCCGAGCGGGTCGAACAGGTGGTCGCGGCCCTCGGCGACGCGCTGCTCTACGTCGGCGGACGGCGGATCGTCGACTTCGCGTACGCCCTCGGCACGCTCTCGCCGCAGGCGCTCACCCTGGTCGGCCTGCCCGGGGCCTCGGTCGGCCGGGGCAGCGCCTACCGGGGCGAGGAACTGACCAAGGTCGGCCGCCGGTTCCTCACCGAGCTGCGCGCCGGCCGGGTCGACGCCTTCCTCGCCGAGCATCCGGACCTGAAGGTGCCCGCCTGA
- the guaA gene encoding glutamine-hydrolyzing GMP synthase encodes MSLPRPVLVVDFGAQYAQLIARRVREANVYSEIVPHTMPVAEMLARDPAAIILSGGPASVYEPGAPQVDDGLFTAGVPVFGICYGFQAMARSLGGTVARTGGREYGGTPLRPRLLTPGVLLRDLPADLPVWMSHGDCVTEAPDGFTVTAESAGAPVAAFEDLTGRRAGVQFHPEVGHTAHGQEMLTRFLYDIAGIEPTWTAANIIDEQVARIREQVGDKEVICGLSGGVDSAVAAALVHKAVGDQLTCVFVDHGLLRAGEAEQVEKDYVAATGIKLKVVDAADRFLGALAGVTDPEQKRKIIGREFIRVFEAAAREIASHGDVEFLVQGTLYPDVVESGGGTGTANIKSHHNVGGLPEDLRFALVEPLRTLFKDEVRALGLQLGLPEAMVWRHPFPGPGLAIRIIGAVDRERLDVLRRADFIARHELSAAGLDRDVWQFPVVLLADVRSVGVQGDGRSYGHPVVLRPVSSEDAMTADWSRLPYDVIARISTRITNEVAEVNRVVLDVTSKPPGTIEWE; translated from the coding sequence ATGAGCCTGCCGCGTCCTGTCCTCGTGGTCGACTTCGGAGCCCAGTACGCCCAGCTGATCGCGCGCCGGGTACGCGAGGCGAACGTCTACTCCGAGATCGTCCCGCACACCATGCCCGTGGCTGAGATGCTGGCCCGCGACCCCGCCGCGATCATCCTCTCCGGCGGTCCCGCGAGCGTCTACGAGCCGGGTGCCCCGCAGGTCGACGACGGGCTGTTCACCGCGGGGGTGCCGGTCTTCGGCATCTGCTACGGGTTCCAGGCGATGGCCCGCTCCCTCGGCGGCACGGTGGCGCGCACCGGCGGTCGGGAGTACGGCGGCACCCCGCTGCGACCCCGCCTGCTCACCCCGGGCGTGCTGCTCCGCGACCTGCCGGCCGACCTGCCGGTGTGGATGAGCCATGGTGACTGCGTGACCGAGGCGCCCGACGGCTTCACGGTGACCGCCGAGTCCGCCGGTGCGCCGGTCGCCGCCTTCGAGGACCTGACCGGTCGGCGGGCCGGCGTGCAGTTCCACCCCGAGGTGGGGCACACGGCACACGGGCAGGAGATGTTGACCCGTTTCCTGTACGACATCGCCGGGATCGAGCCCACCTGGACGGCGGCGAACATCATCGACGAGCAGGTGGCCCGGATCCGCGAGCAGGTCGGCGACAAGGAGGTGATCTGCGGGCTGAGCGGCGGGGTCGACTCCGCGGTCGCCGCCGCGCTGGTGCACAAGGCCGTCGGCGACCAGCTGACGTGTGTCTTCGTCGATCACGGTCTGCTGCGTGCGGGCGAGGCCGAGCAGGTGGAGAAGGACTACGTCGCGGCCACCGGCATCAAGCTGAAGGTGGTCGACGCGGCCGACCGGTTCCTCGGCGCGCTGGCCGGGGTGACCGACCCGGAGCAGAAGCGCAAGATCATCGGTCGGGAGTTCATCCGGGTCTTCGAGGCCGCGGCCCGGGAGATCGCCTCGCACGGCGACGTCGAGTTCCTGGTGCAGGGCACGCTCTACCCGGACGTGGTCGAGTCCGGTGGCGGGACCGGCACCGCCAACATCAAGAGTCACCACAACGTCGGCGGGCTGCCCGAGGATCTCAGGTTCGCCCTGGTCGAGCCGTTGCGCACGCTGTTCAAGGACGAGGTCCGTGCGCTCGGGCTCCAGCTCGGCCTGCCCGAGGCGATGGTCTGGCGGCACCCGTTCCCGGGCCCCGGCCTGGCCATCCGGATCATCGGCGCGGTCGACCGGGAGCGGCTCGACGTGCTCCGCCGGGCCGATTTCATCGCCCGGCACGAGCTCAGCGCCGCCGGGCTGGACCGGGACGTGTGGCAGTTCCCGGTGGTGCTGCTGGCCGACGTGCGCAGCGTCGGTGTGCAGGGCGACGGGCGCAGCTACGGGCATCCCGTGGTGCTGCGCCCGGTCTCCAGCGAGGACGCGATGACCGCCGACTGGTCCCGGCTGCCCTATGACGTCATCGCCCGGATCTCCACCCGGATCACCAACGAGGTGGCGGAGGTGAACCGGGTGGTGCTGGACGTCACCAGCAAGCCCCCCGGCACCATCGAGTGGGAGTGA
- a CDS encoding PspC domain-containing protein, producing MTSTPQAPYKQLRRPTTDRMVAGVASGLGRYFAVDPTLVRVAFAVATLLTGGIAALAYPVMWFLMPEEPAGAPAWPHPAGGPAHRPAGPPPQPFTPAGGAPHPAWPFPGPADPTQEAAPATPAPEAAPATPVQEAEPATPAPAPRPAAQPPA from the coding sequence ATGACTTCCACACCTCAGGCCCCGTACAAGCAACTACGCCGCCCGACCACCGACCGGATGGTGGCCGGCGTCGCCAGCGGCCTCGGCCGCTACTTCGCCGTCGACCCCACCCTGGTTCGCGTCGCGTTCGCCGTCGCCACGCTGCTCACCGGCGGGATCGCCGCCCTCGCGTACCCGGTGATGTGGTTCCTGATGCCCGAGGAGCCGGCCGGCGCGCCCGCCTGGCCGCACCCGGCGGGCGGCCCGGCCCACCGGCCCGCCGGCCCGCCGCCGCAGCCATTTACGCCGGCAGGCGGTGCGCCGCACCCCGCGTGGCCGTTCCCCGGGCCGGCCGACCCGACACAAGAGGCCGCGCCGGCTACTCCAGCACCGGAGGCCGCGCCGGCTACTCCGGTGCAAGAGGCCGAACCGGCTACTCCGGCACCGGCGCCACGGCCCGCAGCGCAGCCGCCGGCCTGA
- a CDS encoding NUDIX domain-containing protein has protein sequence MTTMLEPLRRIAAYAVCTDSVDRVLLVRASERSGTPGTWSLPGGAVDHGEDPHHTVVRETAAETGLSVAVASLHDVLADMRALPERGITIHTDRLVYRVSVRGGSLTDRVDRPTDLARWFTVDEARRLPLRSFTARALGLPASSADIVPDEAPEFPSFYAVPGPDGLHRAQRFAAYAVVTDPEGRVLLTRVSDGYPGAGCWHLPGGGTDYGEQPGAALIRELVEETGQTGRLVGLLGVASHRDAASLGPEGYPIDWHGVRAFYRVVVDQPAPPTVGDVGGSTCEARWFGREELGALPSDRLTEVTAEAVQAAQLT, from the coding sequence GTGACCACCATGCTGGAGCCGCTGCGCAGGATCGCGGCATACGCCGTCTGTACTGATTCCGTAGACCGAGTCCTGCTGGTCCGCGCATCGGAGCGCTCCGGCACCCCTGGTACCTGGTCCCTGCCCGGCGGGGCGGTCGACCACGGCGAGGATCCGCACCACACCGTCGTCCGTGAAACCGCCGCCGAGACCGGTCTGTCGGTGGCCGTCGCCAGCCTGCACGACGTGCTGGCCGACATGCGGGCACTGCCCGAGCGGGGCATCACCATCCACACCGACCGCCTGGTCTACCGGGTCTCGGTCCGGGGTGGTTCGCTCACCGACCGGGTCGACCGGCCGACCGACCTGGCCCGCTGGTTCACCGTGGACGAGGCGCGGCGGTTGCCGCTGCGCTCGTTCACCGCGCGCGCCCTCGGGCTGCCCGCCTCCTCGGCGGACATCGTGCCCGACGAGGCGCCGGAGTTCCCCTCCTTCTACGCGGTGCCGGGCCCGGACGGGCTGCACCGGGCGCAGCGCTTCGCCGCGTACGCCGTGGTCACCGACCCGGAGGGGCGGGTGCTGCTGACCCGGGTCTCCGACGGCTACCCGGGTGCCGGGTGCTGGCACCTGCCCGGCGGCGGCACCGACTACGGCGAGCAGCCGGGCGCGGCACTGATCCGGGAACTGGTCGAGGAGACCGGGCAGACCGGGCGACTCGTCGGGTTGCTCGGAGTGGCCAGCCACCGGGACGCCGCGTCGCTGGGGCCGGAGGGATACCCGATCGACTGGCACGGCGTGCGGGCCTTCTACCGGGTGGTGGTGGACCAGCCGGCCCCACCCACCGTCGGCGACGTCGGTGGCTCCACCTGCGAGGCCCGCTGGTTCGGCCGGGAGGAACTCGGCGCGCTGCCCAGCGACCGCCTCACCGAGGTCACCGCCGAAGCCGTCCAGGCCGCCCAGCTGACCTGA
- a CDS encoding NUDIX hydrolase, with protein MKQVRRVGAYGVLRDADRRVLLVRGSEGADFPGVWSLPGGGLEHAEHPALAVLREVTEETGLIGAVTGLRAVVADVVPYADLGVALHTDRMLFDVAPVGGRLRAERDGSTDLARWLTLDEATGLPLLAFTAEALGLPVVPLPPGALRRRSPFAVPAADRRQRFGAYGVVTDPAGRMLLSLIADGYPGAGRWHLPGGGTDHGEQPVTALLRELVEESGQLGRVTELVGVDNLHNPAALGPEGFPLDWHGVRVVYRVVVDFPTEPAVTELAGGSTAGAAWFTPEGLRELPLTEIAAAAVALPA; from the coding sequence GTGAAGCAGGTGCGGCGGGTCGGGGCGTACGGCGTGTTGCGGGACGCCGATCGGCGGGTGCTGCTGGTGCGGGGTTCGGAGGGGGCGGACTTCCCGGGGGTGTGGTCGTTGCCGGGCGGTGGCCTGGAGCACGCGGAGCATCCCGCGCTCGCCGTGCTCCGCGAGGTCACCGAGGAGACCGGGCTGATCGGCGCGGTGACCGGGTTGCGGGCGGTGGTCGCGGACGTGGTGCCGTACGCCGACCTCGGCGTGGCACTGCACACCGACCGGATGCTGTTCGACGTGGCGCCGGTGGGCGGGCGGTTGCGTGCCGAGCGTGACGGCAGCACCGACCTGGCCCGCTGGCTGACCCTGGACGAGGCCACCGGGCTGCCGCTGCTGGCGTTCACCGCCGAGGCCCTCGGCCTGCCGGTCGTCCCGCTACCGCCCGGTGCGCTGCGCCGCCGGTCGCCGTTCGCCGTGCCCGCCGCCGACCGGCGGCAGCGTTTCGGCGCGTACGGGGTGGTCACCGATCCCGCCGGGCGGATGCTGCTGTCGTTGATCGCCGACGGCTATCCGGGCGCCGGGCGGTGGCATCTGCCCGGCGGGGGAACGGATCACGGCGAGCAGCCGGTGACCGCGTTGCTACGGGAGCTGGTCGAGGAGTCGGGTCAACTGGGCAGGGTGACCGAGCTGGTCGGTGTGGACAATCTGCACAATCCGGCCGCTCTCGGCCCCGAGGGGTTTCCCCTCGACTGGCACGGTGTCCGGGTTGTCTACCGGGTGGTGGTCGACTTTCCGACCGAACCGGCGGTGACCGAGCTGGCCGGCGGCTCCACCGCGGGCGCCGCCTGGTTCACCCCGGAAGGGCTACGAGAGCTTCCGCTTACCGAGATCGCCGCCGCGGCCGTGGCGCTGCCGGCCTAA
- a CDS encoding CDP-alcohol phosphatidyltransferase family protein, with product MRRSGSLARQVLLVRVGRRGAQADVLPEPRYQDRPRRRYGLQRFHRTRLETIAPVIPAVLPQPVAVEPEGISVPLLPGARTPARRVKFALVNACTLASLLLGINAIFVAMQGDVRLAALLLIACVGFDGLDGALARKLGVSSPFGAQMDSLADMCSFGLAAPVVVYASLAGSAPTAAAAVAAALVAACAAIRLARFNVSPSDGRFFSGVPTTMAAAVLALMVVIGLPVPGAVQIAGVALLAFTMVSSFPYAKLARLVKLPPWVWLAPVLGALIDVRLTFGLIVVGYLVSGPVLWLRQRRTII from the coding sequence CTGCGCCGCAGCGGCAGCCTTGCCCGCCAGGTCCTGCTGGTCCGCGTCGGCCGCCGAGGTGCGCAGGCCGACGTGTTGCCCGAGCCCCGGTATCAGGACCGCCCGCGTCGCCGGTACGGCCTGCAGCGGTTCCACCGTACCCGGCTCGAGACGATCGCCCCGGTCATCCCGGCCGTCCTGCCGCAGCCGGTGGCGGTCGAGCCGGAGGGGATCTCCGTACCCTTGCTTCCCGGCGCGCGGACGCCCGCCCGGCGGGTGAAGTTCGCGCTGGTCAATGCCTGTACGCTGGCCAGCCTGCTGCTCGGCATCAACGCGATCTTCGTCGCCATGCAGGGCGACGTACGGCTCGCCGCCCTGCTCCTCATCGCCTGTGTCGGCTTCGACGGCCTCGACGGCGCACTGGCCCGCAAGCTCGGCGTGTCCAGCCCGTTCGGCGCCCAGATGGACTCGCTGGCCGACATGTGCTCCTTCGGCCTCGCCGCGCCCGTGGTCGTCTACGCCTCGCTCGCCGGCTCCGCGCCGACGGCCGCCGCGGCGGTGGCCGCCGCCCTCGTCGCGGCCTGCGCCGCCATCCGCCTGGCCCGCTTCAACGTCTCACCCAGCGACGGCCGGTTCTTCTCCGGCGTGCCCACCACCATGGCCGCGGCCGTGCTCGCCCTGATGGTCGTGATCGGCCTGCCGGTGCCGGGGGCGGTGCAGATCGCCGGGGTGGCCCTGCTCGCCTTCACCATGGTCAGCAGCTTCCCGTACGCCAAGCTCGCCCGGCTGGTCAAGCTGCCGCCGTGGGTCTGGCTGGCGCCGGTGCTCGGCGCGCTGATCGACGTCCGGCTCACCTTCGGCCTGATCGTGGTCGGATATCTCGTCAGCGGTCCGGTGCTCTGGCTGCGCCAGCGCCGCACCATCATCTGA